From a single Candidatus Izemoplasmatales bacterium genomic region:
- a CDS encoding QueT transporter family protein yields MSIAKITKLGLVAAAYVGLTLAFSFISYGDIQFRIAELLVLLVFFRKDYAIPLVIGCAIANLASPTMLFDVTFGTVGTILAVTGIALVGRHRRFFGRDWIALGVASLFPVFANGLLVGIELHLALGLPFLYTAITVAFGELVVVTFAGVPVFAALSRNRAFMALIDPDARSGAAGDND; encoded by the coding sequence ATGTCCATCGCCAAGATCACCAAACTCGGTCTCGTCGCGGCCGCCTACGTCGGCCTCACGCTCGCCTTCAGCTTCATCTCCTACGGCGACATCCAGTTCCGCATCGCCGAACTGCTCGTGCTGCTCGTCTTCTTCCGGAAGGACTATGCGATTCCGCTCGTGATCGGCTGCGCCATCGCCAATCTGGCGAGCCCGACGATGCTTTTCGACGTCACCTTCGGCACGGTTGGCACGATCCTCGCCGTCACCGGCATCGCCCTCGTCGGTCGCCACCGCCGCTTCTTCGGACGGGACTGGATCGCGCTCGGAGTCGCCTCGCTCTTTCCCGTCTTCGCGAACGGTCTGCTCGTCGGGATTGAGCTCCATCTCGCACTCGGCCTGCCGTTCCTCTACACCGCGATCACCGTCGCCTTTGGCGAACTCGTCGTCGTCACCTTCGCCGGCGTTCCGGTCTTCGCCGCCCTTTCACGCAACCGCGCCTTCATGGCGCTCATCGATCCCGACGCCCGCTCCGGAGCCGCCGGCGACAACGACTGA
- a CDS encoding leucine-rich repeat domain-containing protein, with product MKRLLRVLIPLLLALQLVGCTENTTASTRSRISTIDGVTYELSESGLYYTVIQWDRSSTAAVIVDSIDEINVTTIAESVFMNDAALVSVTLPAFLSIIGEQAFQGCTSLSQIAFPEGLATIEQLAFGRCTSLTTVAFPKILSSIGNFAFAHCTGLTSIDLTLTKAAIGASAFADCTALSTIAFSANTRYVGQNAFEGTPWYASLPDGYNYIGDYFLEYRGTIAPGETIALEVNTSYIGFDAFRDQDQLTAIVIPDAVLRIYGYAFYGCDNLVSVTFPAELVEIGLEVFRDCVSLVAADLAPTKLSKLGTGAFSGCAALETVTLSSFLDIISSFTFNGCVSLAEIYLPKRLKGIQDSAFENCRALAAVVFEDDSLMLAIGTKAFRNCVALTAVIMPVRLTDIGMYAFSGCTALSSIVLPASLKTIGHQSFYRCIALSAIVIPASVTVVSEDAFVDCDALTIYCVAARQPSTWDSLWNSDNRPVVWNHRTS from the coding sequence ATGAAAAGACTGCTCCGCGTCCTCATTCCGCTTCTGCTCGCGCTCCAGCTCGTCGGATGCACCGAGAATACCACGGCCTCGACCCGCTCGCGGATTTCGACGATCGACGGCGTCACCTATGAACTGAGCGAGAGCGGACTCTACTACACCGTCATCCAGTGGGACCGTTCGTCGACCGCGGCGGTGATCGTCGATTCGATCGACGAGATCAACGTCACGACGATCGCCGAGTCGGTGTTCATGAACGACGCCGCGCTCGTCTCGGTGACCCTGCCCGCCTTCCTTTCGATCATCGGCGAACAGGCTTTCCAAGGCTGCACGTCGCTGTCGCAGATCGCGTTTCCGGAGGGGCTCGCCACGATCGAGCAGCTCGCCTTCGGACGCTGCACGTCGCTCACGACGGTCGCGTTCCCGAAGATCCTGTCGTCGATCGGGAACTTCGCGTTCGCGCATTGCACCGGACTGACGTCGATCGACCTGACGCTCACCAAGGCCGCCATCGGCGCCAGCGCCTTCGCGGACTGCACCGCGCTGTCGACGATCGCCTTCTCGGCGAACACCCGCTACGTCGGCCAGAACGCCTTCGAGGGAACGCCCTGGTATGCGTCGCTGCCCGACGGCTACAACTACATCGGCGACTATTTCCTCGAATATCGCGGAACGATCGCTCCGGGGGAGACGATCGCCCTGGAGGTGAACACCTCCTACATCGGGTTCGACGCCTTCCGCGACCAGGACCAGCTGACCGCGATCGTCATTCCCGATGCGGTCCTTCGCATCTACGGCTACGCATTCTACGGCTGCGACAACCTCGTGTCCGTGACTTTTCCGGCCGAACTCGTCGAGATCGGCCTCGAGGTCTTCCGCGACTGCGTGTCGCTCGTCGCAGCCGATCTCGCCCCGACGAAACTGAGCAAGCTCGGTACCGGCGCCTTTTCGGGGTGTGCCGCGCTCGAGACGGTCACGCTCTCGTCCTTCCTCGACATCATCTCGAGCTTCACCTTCAACGGCTGCGTCTCGCTCGCGGAGATCTATCTGCCGAAACGCCTCAAGGGAATCCAGGACAGCGCCTTCGAGAACTGCCGCGCGCTCGCCGCGGTCGTCTTCGAGGACGATTCGCTCATGCTCGCGATCGGAACCAAGGCCTTCCGCAACTGCGTCGCGCTGACCGCGGTGATCATGCCCGTCCGGCTCACGGACATCGGGATGTACGCCTTCTCCGGATGTACCGCGCTATCCTCGATCGTGCTGCCGGCTTCGCTCAAGACGATCGGCCACCAGAGTTTCTACCGGTGCATCGCGCTGTCGGCGATCGTGATTCCCGCCAGCGTCACGGTCGTGTCGGAGGATGCGTTCGTCGATTGCGACGCGCTCACGATCTACTGCGTGGCGGCACGTCAGCCGTCGACCTGGGATTCGCTCTGGAATTCCGACAACCGTCCCGTCGTGTGGAACCACCGCACGTCCTGA
- a CDS encoding glycoside hydrolase family 88 protein, with translation MSELESYLKQRLHAFNPYHADRGMTYEDGLLLIVANGYRRMTGDAECLAFLRGYLEGHIAPDGTIRHYGPTEFNIDNILAGNVLFDMADLTGDSRYGRAADALRDQLERHPRTRSGNFWHKRCYPDQIWLDGLYMGQPFRTMYALRHDEQDVLDDVVRQVKTVRRLLWDDARKLYVHACDEERRMPVTYAENPEPGLPAMMSHLEPMRKAGWFFRYVDRVVFDDVVLAGAEGPATTLIDVADASGVPTR, from the coding sequence ATGTCCGAACTCGAAAGTTACCTGAAGCAGCGCCTGCACGCATTCAACCCTTATCACGCCGACCGCGGGATGACCTATGAGGACGGTCTGCTTCTGATCGTCGCGAACGGATACCGCAGGATGACGGGCGACGCCGAATGCCTCGCCTTCCTCCGCGGCTACCTCGAGGGCCACATCGCCCCCGACGGCACGATCCGCCACTACGGCCCCACGGAGTTCAACATCGACAACATCCTTGCCGGAAACGTCCTCTTCGACATGGCCGACCTCACCGGCGATTCCCGGTACGGCCGTGCGGCCGACGCCTTGCGCGATCAGCTCGAACGCCATCCCCGGACGCGGTCGGGCAATTTCTGGCACAAGCGGTGCTATCCCGACCAGATCTGGCTCGACGGGCTCTACATGGGACAGCCGTTCCGCACCATGTATGCGTTGCGACACGACGAGCAGGACGTGCTCGACGACGTCGTCCGTCAGGTCAAGACGGTCCGTCGACTGCTCTGGGACGATGCCCGCAAACTGTACGTTCACGCGTGCGACGAGGAGCGTCGGATGCCTGTCACGTACGCCGAAAACCCCGAACCCGGACTGCCGGCGATGATGTCGCACCTCGAACCGATGCGGAAGGCCGGCTGGTTCTTCCGGTACGTCGACCGCGTCGTATTCGATGACGTCGTCCTCGCGGGCGCCGAGGGTCCCGCAACGACCCTGATCGACGTCGCCGACGCTTCCGGCGTCCCGACCCGTTGA
- a CDS encoding bifunctional 2-keto-4-hydroxyglutarate aldolase/2-keto-3-deoxy-6-phosphogluconate aldolase: protein MSKQAILEKIVSGGVVAVVRAQSEDQAVRIAEACVQGGIAAIEITFTVPGAPAVIAALSARFSAAPLLIGAGTVLDATAADAAIAAGARFLVGPNFAPEVALRAAAADVPYLPGTLTPTEMAAAIAAGCTHLKLFPGSAFGPSYVKAVKGPFPHVEIMPTGGVSLENVGEWIKAGVFAVGVGSELTGPAKTGDYAGVERLAREFVTAVRDARGGRP from the coding sequence ATGTCCAAGCAAGCCATCCTAGAAAAGATCGTGTCCGGCGGCGTCGTCGCCGTCGTCCGCGCCCAGTCGGAGGACCAGGCCGTCCGGATCGCCGAAGCCTGCGTCCAAGGCGGCATCGCCGCCATCGAGATCACCTTCACCGTCCCCGGCGCGCCCGCGGTCATCGCCGCGCTCTCCGCCCGCTTTTCCGCCGCGCCGCTTCTGATCGGCGCCGGCACCGTGCTCGACGCGACCGCCGCCGATGCGGCGATCGCCGCCGGCGCCCGCTTCCTCGTCGGACCGAACTTCGCGCCCGAAGTGGCCCTCAGGGCCGCGGCAGCGGACGTCCCCTACCTCCCCGGCACGCTCACGCCGACGGAGATGGCCGCCGCAATCGCGGCCGGCTGCACCCACCTCAAGCTCTTTCCCGGATCCGCCTTCGGACCTTCCTACGTGAAGGCCGTCAAGGGGCCCTTCCCCCATGTCGAGATCATGCCCACCGGCGGCGTCTCGCTCGAGAACGTCGGCGAATGGATCAAGGCCGGCGTCTTCGCCGTCGGCGTCGGTTCCGAACTCACCGGTCCGGCGAAGACGGGCGACTACGCGGGCGTCGAACGTCTCGCGCGCGAATTCGTCACGGCCGTGAGGGACGCCCGCGGAGGCAGACCGTGA
- a CDS encoding YhcH/YjgK/YiaL family protein translates to MTVDHVGRIGAYAPLLPALAAIAAFVEISDLSALPPGRHPLPDGIVLIREDYLTRPFAECTLEGHRRHADLQLVLSGEEAIGWLPIAGAGFVMAVPYDAEKDVEKYRAADVVRVGLPAGTFALVFPADLHMPKLSLATPTAVQKAVFKIPLREE, encoded by the coding sequence GTGACCGTCGACCATGTCGGTCGGATCGGCGCCTATGCGCCGCTTCTGCCGGCGCTCGCCGCGATCGCGGCGTTCGTCGAAATCTCCGATCTGTCCGCCCTGCCCCCCGGACGCCATCCGCTTCCCGACGGAATCGTCCTGATCCGCGAGGACTACCTGACGCGACCTTTCGCCGAATGCACCCTCGAAGGCCACCGCCGCCACGCCGACCTCCAGCTCGTGCTCTCGGGCGAGGAAGCCATCGGCTGGCTCCCGATCGCCGGAGCGGGATTCGTGATGGCGGTCCCCTACGACGCCGAGAAGGACGTCGAGAAGTACCGCGCCGCCGACGTCGTCCGCGTCGGCCTGCCCGCGGGAACCTTCGCGCTCGTGTTCCCCGCGGACCTGCACATGCCCAAACTGTCGTTGGCAACGCCGACCGCCGTCCAGAAGGCGGTCTTCAAGATACCGCTCCGGGAGGAATGA
- a CDS encoding sugar kinase — translation MAKIVTLGEIMLRLSTPQTSRFVQADRFDVHYGGGEANVAVSLSRFGHHAVYVTKLPQHEIGQAALDALARYGVDTSRIVRGGDRIGIYFLETGASMRPSKVLYDRAGSAIALADPSEFDWDEIFAGADWFHWSGITPALGKKAADLTKAACQAAKRLGVTVSCDLNYRKKLWTPTQAQAVMKDLMSYVDVVVGNEEDAELTLGFKPKGTDVTKAHLDAEDYRRIFGEMRAAFGFRTVASTLRESFSASHNGWSAAMLQGDSFFVSTRYDIEPIVDRVGGGDAFSAGLIHGLLTKTPQAALEFAVAASALKHTIPGDFNLVDAKEVEALAGGDASGRVQR, via the coding sequence ATGGCCAAGATCGTCACATTGGGAGAGATCATGCTCCGCCTGTCGACGCCGCAGACGTCCCGCTTCGTCCAGGCGGACCGTTTCGACGTCCACTACGGCGGCGGCGAGGCGAACGTCGCCGTGAGCCTGTCGCGGTTCGGACACCACGCCGTCTACGTCACGAAACTGCCGCAGCACGAGATCGGCCAGGCGGCCTTGGACGCGCTGGCGCGCTACGGCGTCGACACGTCCCGGATCGTCCGCGGCGGCGACCGCATCGGCATCTATTTCCTCGAGACCGGCGCCTCGATGCGCCCCTCGAAGGTCCTGTACGACCGCGCGGGAAGCGCGATCGCGCTCGCCGATCCGTCCGAATTCGACTGGGACGAGATCTTCGCGGGCGCCGACTGGTTCCACTGGTCGGGGATCACCCCCGCCCTCGGGAAGAAGGCGGCGGACCTCACCAAGGCCGCCTGCCAGGCCGCGAAGCGCCTCGGCGTCACCGTCTCGTGCGACCTGAACTACCGCAAGAAGCTGTGGACTCCGACGCAGGCGCAGGCGGTCATGAAGGACCTCATGTCCTACGTCGACGTCGTCGTCGGAAACGAGGAGGACGCCGAACTCACGCTCGGCTTCAAGCCGAAGGGAACCGACGTGACCAAGGCGCACCTCGACGCCGAGGACTACCGCCGCATCTTCGGCGAGATGCGCGCGGCCTTCGGCTTCAGGACCGTCGCCTCGACGCTCCGAGAGTCCTTCTCGGCGAGCCACAACGGCTGGAGCGCGGCGATGCTTCAGGGCGATTCGTTCTTCGTCTCGACAAGGTACGACATCGAACCGATCGTCGACCGTGTCGGCGGCGGCGACGCCTTCAGCGCCGGACTGATCCACGGCCTGCTCACGAAGACGCCGCAGGCGGCGCTCGAGTTCGCGGTCGCCGCAAGCGCGCTCAAGCACACGATTCCGGGCGACTTCAACCTCGTCGACGCGAAGGAAGTCGAGGCGCTCGCCGGCGGCGATGCCTCCGGACGGGTACAGCGATGA
- a CDS encoding helix-turn-helix domain-containing protein, with product MKDNRSVNRILTILELIAKHDEGLTLGQIYRALDLPKATVYDFLQTLYRADAIYYKDPRLKNYVIGSKMFAIGSVYTKNSNLIEAAQYELKEYAARRGRTVCIAKRINDKFVYVFKHQPSTSPINLAEEIGSVSRDFTTHPVGRCFAVFDKKVADPSLPKFDEYLQARFVHCDNEEGGHVCTIAVPVWNFENRVCGVISASSLAYENGDRDASAEELVVIAERISRKLGYLGDFRE from the coding sequence ATGAAGGACAACCGCTCCGTCAACCGCATCCTCACGATCCTCGAACTGATCGCCAAGCACGACGAGGGACTCACCCTCGGCCAGATCTACCGCGCCCTCGATCTGCCCAAGGCGACCGTCTACGATTTCCTCCAGACGCTCTACCGCGCCGACGCCATCTACTACAAGGATCCGCGCCTGAAGAACTACGTGATCGGTTCGAAGATGTTCGCGATCGGCTCGGTCTACACGAAAAACTCCAATCTGATCGAGGCCGCGCAGTACGAACTCAAGGAATACGCCGCGCGTCGCGGCCGCACCGTCTGCATCGCCAAGCGGATCAACGACAAGTTCGTCTACGTCTTCAAGCATCAGCCTTCGACCTCGCCGATCAACCTCGCCGAGGAGATCGGCAGCGTTTCGCGCGACTTCACCACCCATCCGGTCGGCCGCTGCTTCGCCGTCTTCGACAAGAAGGTCGCCGACCCGTCGCTCCCGAAGTTCGACGAATACCTGCAGGCCCGTTTCGTCCATTGCGACAACGAGGAAGGCGGGCACGTCTGCACCATCGCCGTCCCGGTCTGGAACTTCGAGAACCGCGTCTGCGGCGTGATCTCGGCCTCCTCGCTCGCCTACGAGAACGGCGACCGCGACGCGTCCGCCGAGGAACTCGTCGTCATCGCCGAGCGCATCTCCCGCAAACTCGGCTACCTCGGCGACTTCCGTGAATAG
- a CDS encoding sugar phosphate isomerase/epimerase family protein, which translates to MNRICVRAHDLGRLSAAELASRAKAIGFTGVQLVPEKALSEPFSTSHAEAVARALDGLEVTMLGGYFNPVHPDPDIVREGIVRFRRMLDASGPLGALYVGTETGSLMGSPWGYVPRNHAPETFSRVVDVVRGLADYAGSAGATVAIEGAWAHVAYSPEKVRELLDAVQSPNLKAIVDLFNFLNPANHEDRDAIFDRCLGALSADIVVFHLKDYVFADGVLSQVGLGKGLMDFPSIMRRIRAACPDARLVFEGVVGDDLQPSFDLISRLLHEVN; encoded by the coding sequence GTGAATAGGATCTGCGTCCGCGCCCACGACCTCGGCCGCCTGTCGGCGGCGGAACTCGCGTCGCGGGCGAAGGCGATCGGCTTTACGGGCGTCCAGCTCGTGCCCGAGAAGGCGCTTTCCGAACCGTTCTCGACGAGTCACGCCGAGGCCGTCGCGCGCGCCCTGGACGGCCTCGAGGTGACGATGCTCGGCGGCTACTTCAATCCCGTCCATCCCGATCCCGACATCGTCAGGGAAGGCATCGTTCGGTTCCGGCGGATGCTCGACGCGAGCGGCCCCCTCGGCGCCCTCTACGTCGGTACCGAGACCGGATCGCTGATGGGATCCCCGTGGGGATACGTTCCGCGGAACCACGCCCCCGAGACGTTTTCCCGCGTCGTCGACGTCGTCCGCGGTCTTGCGGACTACGCCGGTTCCGCCGGCGCGACCGTCGCGATCGAGGGCGCCTGGGCCCACGTCGCCTATTCCCCGGAGAAGGTCAGAGAACTCCTCGACGCCGTCCAGAGCCCGAATCTGAAGGCAATCGTCGACCTCTTCAACTTTCTCAATCCGGCCAACCACGAGGATCGCGACGCGATCTTCGACCGCTGCCTCGGCGCGCTTTCCGCCGACATCGTCGTCTTCCATCTGAAGGACTACGTCTTCGCGGACGGCGTCCTCAGCCAGGTCGGCCTCGGAAAGGGCCTCATGGATTTTCCGTCCATCATGCGCCGCATCCGCGCCGCCTGTCCCGACGCCCGCCTCGTCTTCGAGGGCGTCGTCGGCGACGACCTCCAACCCAGCTTCGACCTGATTTCACGACTTCTTCACGAGGTGAACTGA
- the kduI gene encoding 5-dehydro-4-deoxy-D-glucuronate isomerase, translating to MTFDVRYNNHPEDSRHYDTATLRARYLIERVFVPGELALAYSHHDRIVAGGAMPLEGALALPVSKDLGTAFFLERRELGLINVGGPGEVVCDGVAYGLSHQDGLYVGAGTKDVVFRSVDPADPAKFYLNSAPAHKSYPTVHIPQAKANPRKAGAPATVNERTIFQYVHPAVCQSCQLVMGLTRLAPGSVWNTMPCHTHERRMEVYFYFGLAKDQRVFHMMGEPSETRHLVVANEQAVISPSWSIHTGVGTAPYAFIWGMCGENVTFDDMDFASMDDLR from the coding sequence ATGACGTTCGACGTCCGCTACAACAACCATCCCGAAGATTCCAGACATTACGACACCGCGACCCTGCGGGCGCGCTACCTGATCGAGCGCGTCTTCGTCCCGGGCGAGCTCGCCCTCGCCTATTCGCACCACGACCGGATCGTCGCCGGCGGCGCGATGCCGCTTGAAGGCGCGCTCGCGCTTCCCGTCTCGAAGGACCTCGGCACCGCCTTCTTCCTCGAGCGGCGCGAACTCGGCCTGATCAACGTCGGCGGTCCCGGCGAGGTCGTCTGCGACGGCGTCGCCTACGGCCTTTCGCATCAGGACGGCCTGTACGTCGGCGCCGGCACGAAGGACGTCGTCTTCCGTTCCGTCGACCCCGCGGACCCCGCGAAGTTCTACCTGAACAGCGCCCCCGCGCACAAGTCCTATCCGACGGTCCACATCCCGCAGGCGAAGGCCAATCCGCGGAAGGCCGGAGCGCCCGCCACGGTGAACGAGCGGACGATCTTCCAGTACGTCCATCCGGCCGTCTGCCAGAGCTGCCAGCTCGTGATGGGGTTGACCCGGCTCGCCCCCGGCTCGGTCTGGAACACGATGCCCTGCCACACCCACGAGCGCCGCATGGAGGTGTACTTCTACTTCGGCCTCGCGAAGGACCAGCGCGTCTTCCACATGATGGGCGAGCCTTCCGAGACGCGCCATCTCGTGGTCGCGAACGAACAGGCGGTCATTTCGCCGTCCTGGTCGATCCATACCGGCGTCGGCACCGCCCCCTACGCGTTCATCTGGGGGATGTGCGGCGAGAACGTCACCTTCGACGACATGGACTTCGCGTCCATGGACGACCTCCGATAG
- the kduD gene encoding 2-dehydro-3-deoxy-D-gluconate 5-dehydrogenase KduD: protein MSILKQYQLDGKVAIVTGASTGLGQGMALGLAEAGCDVVGVDYVAMPDTKERIEALGRKFHGIVADLVSIHPDGLVRIVDEAVAAFGRIDILVNNAGIIRREDSLQFSEKNWDDVMNINVKTVFFLAQAAANRFIKQGTGGKIVSVASMLSYQGGIRVPSYTASKSGVKGITMTMANEWAQYGINVNAIAPGYMATNNTAALRDDEKRAGQILERIPAGRWGTPRDVAGACVFLCSEAASYIHGFTLAVDGGWLAR from the coding sequence ATGAGCATCCTGAAGCAGTATCAACTCGATGGGAAGGTCGCGATCGTCACCGGCGCCTCGACCGGACTCGGCCAGGGCATGGCACTCGGCCTCGCCGAAGCCGGCTGCGACGTCGTCGGCGTCGACTACGTGGCGATGCCGGATACGAAGGAAAGGATCGAAGCCCTGGGGCGGAAGTTCCACGGCATCGTCGCCGACCTCGTCTCGATCCATCCCGACGGGCTCGTCAGGATCGTCGACGAGGCCGTCGCCGCCTTCGGCCGCATCGACATCCTCGTGAACAACGCCGGCATCATCCGCCGCGAGGATTCTCTCCAGTTCTCCGAGAAGAACTGGGACGACGTGATGAACATCAACGTCAAGACCGTCTTCTTCCTCGCCCAGGCCGCCGCGAACCGGTTTATCAAGCAGGGGACCGGTGGGAAGATCGTCTCGGTCGCCTCGATGCTCTCGTACCAGGGCGGAATCCGCGTCCCATCGTACACGGCCTCGAAGTCGGGCGTCAAGGGGATCACGATGACGATGGCGAACGAATGGGCGCAATACGGCATCAACGTGAACGCGATCGCCCCCGGCTACATGGCGACGAACAACACCGCCGCCCTGCGCGACGACGAGAAGCGCGCCGGCCAGATCCTCGAACGGATCCCGGCGGGCCGCTGGGGCACGCCCCGCGACGTCGCCGGCGCCTGCGTCTTCCTCTGCAGCGAGGCCGCATCCTACATCCACGGATTCACCCTCGCGGTGGACGGCGGCTGGCTCGCGCGCTGA
- a CDS encoding prolyl oligopeptidase family serine peptidase, with translation MDTNVLIPHFLDHRKRDAVLIMPGGGYWFTSARESLPIARRFQVLGFHAAVFEYRHVRLYHPDVIDEAIAVAESLSADPRIDRLFVIGFSAGGHLALHLAERRPKLFSGVILAYPVVTSDPRWEHHGSIDNLLGDDRSPARLRAVSLERHVPKAMPPLFVWHTMDDGGVPVENSLRLIAACRRKGVSVEAHLFPHGVHGLALADDTTPWDEGDQRAYARENTHVATWFPLLEAWLKTL, from the coding sequence ATGGACACAAACGTCCTGATCCCCCATTTCCTCGACCACCGCAAGCGCGACGCCGTCCTGATCATGCCGGGCGGCGGATACTGGTTCACGTCCGCGCGCGAATCGCTCCCGATCGCGCGCCGTTTCCAGGTTCTCGGCTTCCATGCGGCCGTCTTCGAGTATCGCCACGTCCGTCTCTATCATCCGGACGTGATCGACGAGGCGATCGCCGTCGCGGAGAGTCTGTCCGCCGATCCGCGGATCGACCGGCTCTTCGTGATCGGCTTCTCCGCCGGCGGCCATCTCGCCCTCCATCTCGCCGAACGCCGCCCGAAGCTGTTTTCGGGCGTCATCCTCGCCTATCCCGTCGTCACGAGCGACCCCCGCTGGGAACACCACGGCTCGATCGACAACCTTCTCGGCGACGACAGGTCGCCCGCCCGGCTCCGCGCGGTCTCGCTCGAGAGACACGTCCCGAAGGCGATGCCCCCGCTCTTCGTCTGGCACACGATGGACGACGGCGGCGTCCCCGTCGAGAACAGCCTCCGGCTGATCGCCGCCTGCCGGAGGAAAGGCGTGTCCGTCGAGGCCCACCTCTTCCCGCACGGCGTCCACGGGCTTGCGCTCGCCGACGACACGACTCCGTGGGACGAAGGCGACCAGCGCGCCTATGCGCGGGAAAACACCCACGTCGCCACCTGGTTCCCGCTCCTCGAGGCGTGGCTCAAAACCCTTTGA
- a CDS encoding TetR/AcrR family transcriptional regulator gives MGRDETGNRILRSALAEFARHGYSGASTNAIAAAAGVAKGSIFSHFGSKAKLYAAVFHAELDRMLEELDRFDAGPKAPVFERIVDILSWKARYAANHPEATRVLLDAFSDPPPEAAEEIASRYADLGKTSVRRFFGDLDWNRFLPELSREDVYRTLETAAAGLQAAYVRPGMDLQYMESIRDQSVAFMKTVVRGMEKHDGQDGV, from the coding sequence ATGGGAAGGGACGAGACGGGAAATCGCATCCTGCGTTCGGCGCTCGCCGAATTCGCGCGCCACGGCTATTCGGGCGCCTCGACGAACGCGATCGCGGCCGCCGCCGGGGTTGCGAAGGGATCGATCTTCAGCCATTTCGGATCGAAGGCGAAGCTGTACGCCGCCGTGTTCCACGCGGAGCTCGACCGGATGCTCGAGGAACTCGACCGCTTCGACGCCGGTCCGAAGGCGCCCGTGTTCGAACGGATCGTCGACATCCTCTCCTGGAAGGCGCGCTATGCCGCGAACCATCCGGAAGCGACGCGGGTGCTCCTCGACGCCTTTTCCGATCCGCCGCCGGAAGCGGCGGAGGAGATCGCTTCGCGTTACGCGGATCTCGGGAAGACGAGTGTCCGCCGGTTCTTCGGCGACCTCGACTGGAACCGCTTCCTGCCCGAACTGTCGCGCGAAGACGTCTACCGCACCCTCGAGACCGCCGCCGCCGGGCTGCAGGCGGCCTATGTCCGCCCGGGAATGGACCTGCAATACATGGAATCGATCCGCGACCAGAGCGTCGCGTTCATGAAAACCGTCGTACGGGGAATGGAGAAGCATGATGGACAAGATGGCGTTTGA
- a CDS encoding ABC transporter ATP-binding protein, with amino-acid sequence MDKMAFEIRDLTFKYPTAKETTIKGVSFAVKAGTIFGLLGPSGAGKSTTQKILAKLLWDYRGEVSYFGRDLRSFGKEFYERVGVGFEMPVHFNRLTARENLAYFSGLYKTKVDYMALLTRVGLKNDADKPVGEYSKGMKVRLNFVRALLNDPDFLFLDEPTNGLDPANAKILKDMILEMKAAGKTIFITTHLMGDVEQLCDEVAFMTKGAISEVSSPRALKLRYGKKEVVVETLADSATIRRTFPLESLGTDEGFLETIRAGRVVTIHSGETTMEDIFIRVTGEARYE; translated from the coding sequence ATGGACAAGATGGCGTTTGAGATCAGGGATTTGACGTTCAAGTACCCCACCGCGAAGGAGACCACCATCAAGGGCGTGTCGTTTGCGGTGAAGGCCGGCACGATCTTCGGCCTGCTCGGACCTTCGGGCGCGGGCAAGTCGACCACCCAGAAGATCCTCGCGAAGCTGCTCTGGGACTACCGGGGCGAAGTCTCCTACTTCGGCAGGGACCTGCGGAGTTTCGGGAAGGAGTTCTACGAGCGCGTCGGCGTCGGCTTCGAGATGCCGGTGCACTTCAACCGCCTGACGGCGCGCGAGAACCTCGCGTACTTCTCCGGCCTGTACAAGACGAAGGTCGACTACATGGCCCTGCTCACCCGCGTCGGCCTCAAGAACGACGCCGACAAGCCGGTCGGGGAGTATTCGAAGGGGATGAAGGTGCGCCTCAACTTCGTGCGGGCGCTTCTGAACGATCCGGACTTCCTCTTCCTCGACGAGCCGACGAACGGCCTCGATCCGGCGAACGCGAAGATCCTGAAGGACATGATCCTCGAGATGAAGGCCGCCGGCAAGACGATCTTCATCACGACCCACCTGATGGGCGACGTCGAGCAGCTCTGCGACGAGGTCGCCTTCATGACGAAGGGCGCGATCTCCGAGGTCTCCTCGCCGCGCGCGCTCAAGCTCCGCTACGGCAAGAAGGAGGTCGTCGTCGAGACCCTCGCGGATTCCGCGACGATCCGCCGCACCTTCCCGCTCGAGAGCCTCGGAACCGACGAGGGTTTCCTCGAAACGATCCGCGCGGGGCGCGTCGTCACGATCCACTCGGGCGAGACGACGATGGAGGACATCTTCATCAGGGTGACGGGCGAGGCCCGCTATGAATAA